A stretch of DNA from Rhinoraja longicauda isolate Sanriku21f chromosome 9, sRhiLon1.1, whole genome shotgun sequence:
ccacgcggtcgtgggaagaatgtacaaactccgtatagaggaTTGTACcctggtcactggtgctgtgagacagtaactataccgctgtgccactgtgcctttcATATGGCTAAATGGTCATGATTAGACCCATTCCTTGTCTGGGTGTCATGTTTGGCTTGTGGAATGTCATGGTAACAAGTTTCATTTTGGGGAGGAAAGGGATGATTTATGGGCGAAAATAGGAACAAGCGCCtggtattttttttctctctcttttagaGGCGAGGTTTTATTTTCCTTAAAAGTTAGTGCTGATGAGCTGAAGAAGCACAGACTTCACTTACTCATGACTTATCCTTGTCTGAAATGCTGGGGGAGCTGTTTCACTAATTTTGTGTTGGGTTTAAATACCAGAAGAACCCGATTGCAAGGCTCGACCCAAAGTGCTggcgcaactcagtgggtcaggcagcatctccagtgaaaaaggataggtgatgtttcgggttgggaccttcttcatACAGTTCTCTCTATCGGTGCAATGTCCGAAGTTCTGAAAAGTTGTGTAAAATAACTTGTAAAACATGCTGGAAGCATTATGCTATGCTGATAACACAGACACTTATAGCTGTGTGAACACATTTGTTTAGTttttagggaaaaaactgcagatgctggtttaaatcaaagatagacacaaaatgctggaggaactcagcgggtcagctaagacagtgagacccagtgcaaattggaggaacagcatcccatatttcgcttgggcagtttacaccccagtggtatgaacattgacttctctaacttcagatagttcctctgtccctctctttcccctcccccttcccagttctcccacttgtcttcctgtctcctactacatcctatctttgtcacgGCCCCTCccctgagtctaaagaagggtttcaacccaaaacgacactcattccttctctcccgagatgctgcctgacccgctgagttactccagcattttgtgtttagtttttagtttagtttagagataaaacgcagaaacaggcacttcggctcaccgagtccacgctgaccagcgattacccatacactagttctatcctacacattcgggacaatttgcagaagccaattaacctacaaacctgcacatctttggaatgtgggacgaaaccggagcacccggtgaaaacccacgcagtcacagggtgaagtacaaactccatacagacagcacccgtagttgggattgaacccaggttactggtgctgtaaagcagcaactctaccactgtgccacgccACTGTGTCACTGGATTTATATTGTGATATTCTCCCACAGCACTAGGGTAGTACCTGAATAAAAAGGACTGTAACAATTCAAAAGGGCAGCCAACCTTCTGCTTTGGAAGGACATctagagatgggcaataaatggaaACCCTTGCTGGCACCAACAtccttttaaaaacatttcttaaCAATTCTAAGCACTCTTGATAAACAAGAAGCAGAAGTTGGGAGAGCGgcagcatttttctttttttttttcaattccttGAAAGGGGACCCTGTTTTCTGGTTCCAATACACCCGGAATTCTTCACTTATAGATACCGTTGGATTTGGGACCagttttgatggggcatcttgggtggtGTGAATAAttagggccgaaggacctgtttccatgctgtctgacaaaCACTCCTTAAACTTTCCCTAATTTAATTTGTTTGAAGACTGTTTTGTAGTTAATTGAAAGACCACAGATCTAAAATGCTGCCTCTCCTGACGGATGCTGCCTAAGTTGCCAAATGTTTCTTGCATCTGCTGTTTGTATTTCAGGCGATCTTGCTATGATGACTTTTTGCACACATCATAAAGATGGTGCACCAAAGGAACAAAATGTACTTAAAACAATTTCAATGTCTTTAAATGCAACAAAGCCAGCAGAAATTAAAGTGCCTGGTAAAACAAGGGGAAAGATAAGGTTTAACTTTGGCGCTGTCCCCTCATCTGGGGGAGGACTAAAAGATAACTAAGATTTTAATGAACCATGAATGATAAATAAGAAACAGTAGTAGCTGGGATAGAGCCAGAATTTCTCTCTTTCAGTTTTTTCAATTCCTTGAAAGGGACCTATTTTTTTTGCTTCCAATACACCCAACAGTCTAcacttggctgaagaagggtctcaacccgaaatgtcatcgattccttctctccagcctgtcccgctgagttactccagctttttgtgtctcgacagtcagagcctttatcccagggtagaaatgtcaaagactggagggcatagctttaaggtggtaggggcaccagcatctgcagttccttcctacacatttagtctaCACTTGTAGATGAGGTTttcctggatcgggagccgctgcAGTAGACTGAGCACGCGGGCGGACTGTACTTTGGacttttggaaatggcgccaaaacatggcggtgcctgcatgtgtaaatatgcaaaaagattCTCACTGAGCAGTTGCACATGCGACAAATAAAACCTCATTGaatactgtaggaaggaactgcagatgctggtttaaaacaaagacacaaaatgctggagtatctcagcgggtcaggcagcatctctggagagaaggaatgggtgacgtttcgggtcaagatgtctgaagaagggtctcaacctgaaacgttactcattccttctctccagagatgctgcctgacccgctcagttactccagcattttgtgtctatctacaccaATAAATACTGTTGGATTTGGTCTTGCCTGGATGGGTCATTTTGGGCGGCATGGATAATTTGGGCCGTgagagcctgtttcaatgctgtatgactgactgtaTTTCaggacatttttaaaaatccatgtcCAGAGGTTGTGAGTAAAATTTAATGTTGCTGTTAAAGAAAAGTCTGTCAATAAAAATGGTATTATTCTGCAGTTTATTAACATCCCTTTATGAATTTTATAGAAAaacaacattcttaaaggattggcctggctagttgcaggaaacatgttcccgatgttgtgggagtccagaaacaggggtcacagtttaagaataagggatatgccatttaggactgagatgaggaaagacttcttcacccagagagtagaattctctgccacagaaggctgtggaggccatttcactggatgttatcaagagagagttagatttagctcttagggctaaaggaatcaagggatatggggaaaaagcaggaatggggaactgattttagatgatcagccatgatcaaattaaatggcagtgctggctcgaagggccggatggcctactcctgcacctatttttctatgtttcaatgttaatATAAACTTTGTTTGTTGGATGCATGATACCCGAGGGGCATTGTGTAAAACTGTGCTGCCTAATTAATTGTTTTCCAGCTTCTTGCGTTCCAATGACGCTATATTGATAAATGGAAGCATGCTTTACATAATGCCACATCTGTGGCATTTTGGCAGTGTTTTTTCTTGCCATGCATACAGTTTAATTGCCTCATAAGATAAGAATAATGAGACGAAGGCAGTCAACAAAGAAACCAGACTGCTATTCCCTCATCTGCTGGAGTGTGttattttgattttcattaaTACCTGATCCAACAATTTGCTTGCAATTGTTCCTTCTCTGCACAAGAACTCAAGGGATTAGGAGCAGAAGTCTAAAATTACCTGCCCCCACTTtaatggcagcatggtggtgcagcggtagagctgttgccttacagcgccagagacccgggttcaatcctgacctcggatgaggtctgtgtgcagtttgcacgttctccctgtgaccattccttttctccagagatactgcctgtcccactgagttactccagcattttgtgtctacctccctgtgaccacatgggtttcctccaggtgctccggttttcctcccacgtcccaaagacgtgcaagtaagtaggttaattagcctctgtaaattgccccgattgTGTcgagaatggatgtgaaagtgggatgacatagaaccagtttgaacgggtgatcgatggtcggcatggacttggagggctgaagggctgtttccgtgctgtatctttcaatcaaaaacctGCAACTTAAATTAACCGTGACAgggagtgagtgggtagatgggGAGGACAGCAATTTTCAAAGCCTGCACTGCTCTAACAAAATCCAAGGTCATTTTGTGTAAATATTAACTCCAAGAGCACATCAGATGATGGGTTGCACAACAACTTGAAAAGTTTGGTTGTTACTAATGCTGACGGTCAAAGTTTATCTGCCCCTTGTACCATGAAATGGGACTGAATCCAATGTCATGAACTACTGGAGATACAAGAGACCGAATTTGCGGGAACCTTGGGCAaatatctgctggaggaactcagcaggtcaagcagcatctgtggaggtaaatggactGATGACACTTTggcttgagacctttcttcacactgttACCGtagcagtctggagaagggtcccaacctgaagcaccatctgtccatttctttccacagatgctgtctgaaccacttgagttcctccaacagtttgttttttgccatgtttttttttgttgcttcttTTAATGGCCTGTGGTATTCATGGTCAATAGCTTTTTTGAAGGAAACGGCTCAAATCTCCAAAGATAATGATCAACAATTTACAAGAGAATTAATTGATTTTATAGAAGATGccgactgaaatgtcaccttttcatgttgtccagagatgttgcctgacctgctgagttactccagcactttgtcattttgtgtattaaccagcatctgcagttctttgtttattaTTTCGTTTATGAAAGTTTTCGGATAGTAGACCCCCAATCCCGACAGCTAAAGCCCAGATTCTTGCTACTACACTAACTCCAAAGAAGGAAGACATCTAACTGTTTTCCCATTTTACATAAGTTTGATGTTCTACCATTATCTAACTTGTCTCGAATGACTCTGCTTTCATGATAGATTTTCTTGGAACTGTGGATTTGCGAAGTTTAGTTTGggttttttagtttcgtttattattgtcatgtgtacaaaggtacagtgaaacgcttattgtgtatgttatccagtcagcagaaagtatatacatgattgcaatcaagccatccacagtgtacagatacaggaaaaagagaataatgtttattgcaagataaaacccagtcaagtccgattaaagatagtctgagggtctccaatgaggtcgatggtagatcaggactgctctctagttgttggtaggatagttcagttgcctgacaacagctgggaagaaactgcccccgaACCTGGAGGTGTGATTATTGTTCTATGCAGAAGGCAACTTTGGGTCACTGGATAAGGAGAGGTTGTATGATTGTATGATAAGTTGTATGATTTACAACTTCTATTCTTTAATAAAAGACATTATTTTATTGTAAAGAACAATAAAAACTATAGGGCCACATAGCAAATCACTGTTGAAAACTAGGGAGTACCAGGAAGAAAGGAATGAGTTGATGCCaggtatatttagtttagtttagtttattgtcatgtgtactgagatagtgaaaagcttttgatgtgtgctaaccagtcagcgtgaTGACTTGTAAATGATCACAACTGAGCcaaccacagtgtgcagatacatgataaaggggataacatttagtgcaaagtaaagtccaattaaggtttgtccgagggtcttcagtgcggtagatagtagctcaggaccaccctCTAATTGGTAatagatggttcatttgcctgataacagctgggaagaaactgtccctgaatctggagatgtgcattttcacacttctgtacctctcatctgatgggagaggggaggagaggaagtgagactgatcctcgattatgctggtggccttgccgaggcagcgtgaagtgtaaatggagtcagtggaaagaaTTTAATGTATCCACATCTCATTTAATTTTGCAGGAATTTCATCAATAATGTCGCTGACTGTCTTGGCATATGAGCGTTACCTCCGGGTGGTGAATGCAACGGCGATTGACTTCCCCTGGGCTTGGCGGGCCGTCACTTATATCTGGCTGTACTCGTTGGCTTGGAGTGGAGCCCCATTAATTGGCTGGAACAGATATACTCTGGAGGTCCACAGACTTGGCTGCTCAGTGAACTGGGACTCGCAAAGCCCCAGTGACACTTCATTTATCCTCTTTTTATTCCTGGCATGCCTGCTTGTCCCTGTAAGCGTCATAGCTTACTGCTATGGGAATATTTTATACACCATGATAATGGTAAGTTAAAACCTTTTCTGTCCAATGTAAGGGGACATTCAGAGTGAACACTGATGAAAACTGTTTACTATTGAAGACACAAGCAGCATCTTTTCTTTTCATGTTAGTCTAGATGTTCTGAAAGCCTTTTTACAATTGCTGTTGTAATGACAATGTTTTTTTGTCAGATGACGGGCAGACATTGAGGGTGCCCACTCACCCGTGGTCTGATTGAGTCAATAGGAGCTTCTGCTTCAGTGCTATGCTCTTCATAATAAGATCATGtcctatgagcagaattaggccattcgacccagcgagtctacttcaccattcaattacGGATGatttaactttccctctcaacctcattctcctgccttctccccaaaacccctgacacccttactaatcaagaatgcgtcgatctccgctttaaaaatacccagagaCTTGGCCCCTCCAGCtgccagtggcaatgaattccacagattcactaccctctgactaaagaaattcctcttcatctcctttctaaaggtacttcagAGGTAACCCTAGAGCAGGAAAAGAGAAACTACCTAGTACTGCACCATTCACCAACTCTTTGGCCCCTGTGCTGTAATTATTTGTGGAGATGTATGCATATACTGGGTCACTGTTGTTGAATAAAATCCAGAGTGACGACACTGGGAATTCACAGTGTTGGGTGAAGAACCTTGGGCATTGCATTCCTGCATGAATCAGAACCTTCCCCAATAATCAGGATGCACATCCAAGGAAAGCAATCTTATCTGGTTTATCTATTTCCAAATATGACCTCGGCTTTCTTGTTCCTGCAGCTTCGAAACATTCAAGACCTCCAGACAACCCGATTTGCAAAGATCTTAACGTACGAGAAGAATATGTCCAAGATGTGCTTCTTCATGATCACTGTTGCCTTTTTGTGTTGGCTGCCCTATGCCGTGACATCCTTTATGGTGGTTTACGGTTACACCGATGCCATTACGCCCACCGTAGCCATTATAGTTTCACTACTTGCTAAATCAAGCACAACAGCGAATCCCATCATTTATACTTTCACGAGCAGAAAGGTAAGTCGTGATACTTACCATCCTCGATAGAAGGAACAGCTCATTTTGAATTCCCTCACTTTAGCCTGGTTGTTGGAGAGTGAATAATCTGAGACAGCTTGCATGTTCTTCACCACTGTGATGACTTCTAATTCTTATATCCCCATCACCTCACCTTTATCATGAACATTCAGTGGCTTTACATCACCTGAACCCATCAGGAAGGCTTCCAAGCCCTCTGTTGTTAATTAAACGGAGAcacaattaatttagtttaggggcACAAATTGGAaaaggccttcggcccatcgagtccatgccgaccaatcccTGTACATTGGCATTAtcgtatacactagggacaatttacaatgtttactgatgccaattaacctacaaacctgcacatctttggaatgtggtaggaaggtggagtacccggagaaaacccatgccgtcatggggagatcgtacaaactccaaacagacagcacctgtagtcaggatggaacctaggtctctgccactgtaaggcagcaactctatcactgtgccattgtgctgtccTAGTTGAAGTTCACCTCAACTATCACTCCTCTGCTTGGCAGAACTTGCCCTCCCCCTTAACAATTTTTTTTGGACTCCTCTCATTTTAagtcaaaggtgtagccatggacacttgcatgggccccagaTGTGCCTGTCTTCTTGTTCATTGCAAAGATCACGCCTTGCTGCAAATATACCCCggcccatttcccaactctttctCAGTACATCAATTGCATtgtggctgcctcctgcacccatgcagaacacattgatttcattaactttcctCTTAACTTCCACCCTGCTCCAAGTACACTAACTATTTCTGacatttctctctcctttcttgatctctccctATCTCCATCACGGGGACCCAAAGCCACAGTCAAACGTGGGTCTCTAGGACTATGGGGACATAACACAAACTTCAGTGCCACCCTTACTGTTCTTACATCATGTATAGGCCAAATCAGAAACATAAATCAGTTGGGTTTTGTGATAATCCAGTAGCTTCAATCCATATTTATCTAATCAACTGAGTGCAATTTTCCTGCCGATTTGATAGATATGTTAATCCaggtattgtgtaggaaagaactgcagatactggtttaaatcgaacgcagacacaaaatgctggaataactcaacaggtcaggcagcatctctggagagaaggaatgggtgacgttttgggtcgagacccatcttctgactgattagtctgaagaagggtctcgacccgaaacgtcacccattccttctctccagagatgctgcctgtcccgctgagttattccagcattttgtgtctgcctttaatCCAGGTCTTTATATTCTTGGACCAGTAATCTGCTGCAATACTACGGAATTGGACTACAATTtcattggactttattccttggagtgcagaaggatgagggatgatctcacaGAGGGGTGCATAAGACCATGAGAGGACTAGGCAGGGTAAATgtaagtgccgtcaaatgctcatccatGTTAACCTCATTCCTGAGATAattcttgtcaacctcctctggaccctcttccttccttcctcataTAGGTGcccaagcacatccttcctcatatcTGGTGCCCAAAACGTCTCACTATATTTTTCCTCTACTTAATCATTCATACTCTTATTCACAGCCACCTCATCACATGTAGTTCTGCCTCTacatacaaaaccatgaggggaatgggCAAGATAgaagcacagtcttttacccagagttggggaatcgagaacctgaggacaaAGCTTTAagttgagtggggaaagatttaatgggaacctggagggcttttgcttttttttaacacaaaggatcgtaagtgtatggaacaagttgctggaggggtagttgaggcaggtactatcacaacatttgagaaacatttagacaggtacatgggtaggacaggtttagagcgatgtgggccatatgcaggcaggtgggactagtgtagatggggcatgttgatcagtttaggcaaattgggccaatatacagagtttccactctgtatatcTCTTTGACTCTAATTCATGAACAGTAATTAaagtaaaactgacatttctgtgATCCTCTCAACAGTATCGATGGTGCCTCATGCAACTCCTTTGCTCTCGTCTTACGAGCATCAAGTGGGCAATTAAAGATCGCACCGTTAGAGTCCGAAGTGACACGCCGATCAAGCCCATTGTCACTTCTGAAAAAGTTGCAGACAGGCCAAAAAAGAGAGTGACATTCAGTTCATCATCGATAATCTTCATCATAACAAATGACGAAACTCAGGATATTGGTAGCACTGCTGAACTTAATGCCACCAACCCCAATGCTGTCCAGGTGAGACCTTTGAGACAGGAAAGAGCATCAAGAGGAAACATTGAATGTTGACATGATCAGGAAGGATTGCTTGTGCCATGGACCCTTTTGGACTGAGACACGGCATCGCGATGGTTTGTACAGTTAAGTCCTGAGGAAAAGCAATATTAAATTGTGTTATTTATATTTTAGCAGTCCGTGTTTTATTTTCaacggttcaatggtgctttatttgtcacatgtgcaactgcagagtGGAATTCTTCTTGTACATTTGCACATGCAGCAGCCCCCACGTTTTGCCCCCTTTTCCACAAGTGCAAAGTCCGATCGCCTATgcgctcggtctactggagcagttcctgatcCAAGGAAGTCCCAGGCACCTGCAAGGCCTTCTGTTGCTCTCAACCAGCGTGGTCTGCAAACCAACATCCCTCTTATTATCCCTgatgtattgtgtacagttttggtctcctaatctgaggaaagacattctagccttagagggagtacagagaaggttcaccagattgatccctgggatggcaggactttcatatgaagaaagactggatagactaggcttatactcgctggaatttagaagactgaggggggatcttattgaaacatataaaattcttaaggggttggagaggctagatgcaggaagattgttcctgatgttggggaagtccagaaccaggggtcacagcctaaggataagggggaagtcttttaggaccgagatgagaaaacatttcttcacacagagagtggtgggtctgtggaattctctgccacagaaggtagttgaggccagttcattggctatatttaagagggagttagatgtggcccttgtggctaaagggatcagggggtatggagagaaggcaggtacaggttactgagctggatgatcagccatgatcatattgaatggcggtgcaggctcgaagggccgaatggcctactcctgcacctattttctatgtttctatgtttcttctcaccCGGCCATCCTTGTGTCCCGTTGGTGCCCCCTGCAGatgaccttgaaggcactggagacattatcccggttcaccctcctcacGTTCTCCCAGCACCACAGTGCGCCGAGCCTTTGGGTCCTCTGGTCGGGTTCCATGGTTTGCTGAGCATTCCTGGTCTTCTGTGAGACGTATGCGGAACACGTTCACGTTCACACCAACCTTGATCTGATTAGTTCTAATCATCCGTCACTTACAGTATCAAACTTTAAATGTTAAATGATATGTAAATAAGCTCTCCAATTAGAACACCCCAAAGAAGGATGTAAGGGaatagttatacagtgtggaaactgtcccttcggcccaacatgtctcaactacgctagtcccacctgcatgcatttgacccctattcttctaaacctgtcctatccttgtacctgtcctgtGTTTCCTAAATGCTGCAAtacaacctgcctcaactacctcctccagcagctcattccattcaagCACcacctgtgtggaaaaagttgcccctcgggttcctattaaatctttgcctcctcactttaaacctctgtcctctatttcttaattcccttactctgggcaagagactctgtgcgtctacccgacctatttctctcatgattttgtacatcttcataagatcgcccctcatccttctgttctccaaggaataaagtcctagcctgctcaacctctccctatagctcgtgtcctcgaatcctggcagcatcctcataaatcttctctgcaccctttccatcttgacagcatctttcctataacatggtgcccagatctgaacatctatttactaaaactctcatttgtttctttgtttgttcctgaactacagccaaaacgggacacgatagcacaacaattttagccccaccttactcactgtcgtccatttcgtgctaatggaagaagtttcagaaatcggtgttatattttttaagttattcacattttaaagtttaaatctatctccgagggaaggagggagggaggggggtggagggagggagggggtggagggagggagcggggtggaggataagggggcatggagtggggggaggaagggaagtggggaaggggaaggagggaggaagggggatgggagagagagaggggagtaggggaggagaggggggtagggaggggggagggagtggaagtggggaagtggagagggtgctgcaccaatgtaggcttgggcccaacttggtctagtaatactctaaatgcagcctctcgCCAGTtttacataactgcaacatgacctcccaagttcTATGCTTC
This window harbors:
- the opn3 gene encoding opsin-3 encodes the protein MNTANGTAIRADTLFSAGAYKVLAVVVGTVGAVGFCNNLLMLVLYCKFKRLRSPANLFLVNISISDLLLSVFGISFTLVSCVKGRWGWDNSACTWDGFSNTLFGISSIMSLTVLAYERYLRVVNATAIDFPWAWRAVTYIWLYSLAWSGAPLIGWNRYTLEVHRLGCSVNWDSQSPSDTSFILFLFLACLLVPVSVIAYCYGNILYTMIMLRNIQDLQTTRFAKILTYEKNMSKMCFFMITVAFLCWLPYAVTSFMVVYGYTDAITPTVAIIVSLLAKSSTTANPIIYTFTSRKYRWCLMQLLCSRLTSIKWAIKDRTVRVRSDTPIKPIVTSEKVADRPKKRVTFSSSSIIFIITNDETQDIGSTAELNATNPNAVQVRPLRQERASRGNIEC